Proteins found in one Siniperca chuatsi isolate FFG_IHB_CAS linkage group LG22, ASM2008510v1, whole genome shotgun sequence genomic segment:
- the LOC122870159 gene encoding gastrula zinc finger protein XlCGF17.1-like isoform X3: MEEDSQKPEHRRNNVPRRQTAGSRADSSDVQKRRGRNELKRYSCQHCEKSFTTSEYLKIHQRVHTGVKPYSCDLCERAFAKLGDLKIHRRVHTGVKPYNCDQCGKAFNTSGNLKIHQRAHTGEKPYSCAQCGKAFITSGHLKQHQRVHTGEKPYSCDQCGKSFTKSDHLKVHQRIHTGEKPYSCGQCGKVFTTSGDLKLHQRVHTGEKPYSCDQCGKAFTTSGKLKLHQRVHTGEKPYSCDQCGKAFTTSGDLQRHRRVHTGEKPYSCDQCGKAFTSSGELKLHRRVHTGEKPYSCDQCGKAFTRSTHLNTHQHTHTGVKLHSCDLCGKAFTQSTHLKIHRRVHTGEKPYWCEQCGKIFVSGSNLKHHQRIHTASS; encoded by the coding sequence AAACGGAGAGGAAGAAATGAACTCAAACGTTACAGCTGTCAGCACTGTGAGAAATCCTTCACAACATCGGAATATTTAAAGATTCATCAGAGAGTTCACACTGGAGTGAAACCGTACAGCTGTGACCTTTGTGAGAGAGCATTCGCTAAGTTAGGTGACCTAAAAATCCACAGACGTGTTCACACTGGAGTGAAACCATACAACTGTGACCAGTGTGGCAAAGCTTTCAATACATCTGGTAACCTAAAAATCCACCAACGTgctcacactggagagaaacccTACAGCTGTGCCCAATGTGGGAAAGCTTTCATTACATCTGGTCACTTAAAACAGCACCAACgtgttcacactggagagaaaccataCAGCTGTGACCAATGTGGGAAATCTTTCACTAAATCTGATCATCTAAAAGTACACCAGCGTattcacactggagagaaaccataCAGCTGTGGCCAGTGTGGGAAAGTTTTCACTACATCAGGTGATCTAAAACTCCATCAACGTGTTCACACCGGAGAGAAACCATACAGCTGTGACCAATGTGGGAAAGCTTTCACTACATCAGGTAAACTAAAACTCCACCAACGCgttcacactggagagaaaccgTACAGCTGTGACCAGTGTGGGAAAGCGTTCACTACATCAGGTGACCTTCAAAGGCACAGACgtgttcacactggagagaaaccataCAGCTGTGACCAGTGTGGGAAAGCTTTCACTTCATCCGGTGAACTAAAACTCCACAGACgtgttcacactggagagaaaccgTACAGCTGTGACCAGTGTGGGAAAGCTTTCACTCGGTCAACTCACTTAAACACCcaccaacacactcacactggaGTGAAACTACACAGCTGTGATCTATGTGGGAAAGCTTTCACTCAGTCGACTCACTTAAAAATTCACCGACgtgttcacactggagagaaaccgTATTGGTGTGAACAATGTGGGAAAATCTTTGTTTCTGGTAGTAACCTTAAACACCACCAACGCATTCACACTGCATCATCTTGA